The Xiphophorus couchianus chromosome 14, X_couchianus-1.0, whole genome shotgun sequence genome includes a region encoding these proteins:
- the LOC114157942 gene encoding N-acyl-aromatic-L-amino acid amidohydrolase (carboxylate-forming) B-like — protein MQVDEPVLLPRLSRVAVCGGTHGNELSGVYLVREMLKTEKRKEDGEPASVLMVLSNPRAMQQCSRYVDTDLNRCFTHATLNGPVSEGAPYEIFRARELNALLGPKGSRAAVDLICDLHNTTANMGLSFIAYSDCDWICLHIFRYLQKQMPDTPMRFIHFDVSTKESYSLDSIGKHGFAMEIGPQPHGCVKSNIYTAMKEGVQHMQDWVRCFNSGCVFDGGPVDVFTMVKNLDYPRDGETRSITAAIHPRLQDRDFCLLHPGEPLFQAFSGETIKYKGNEPLYAFFINECAYYEKGIALSLARKKRVTVPSIRVQTDEEERASEQSFASEEEE, from the exons ATGCAGGTAGATGAGCCGGTGCTTTTGCCGAGGTTGTCCCGTGTCGCAGTTTGTGGCGGCACGCATGGCAACGAGCTCTCAGGAGTGTACTTGGTGCGAGAGATGCTGAAGACGGAGAAAAGGAAGGAGGACGGGGAGCCCGCGTCAGTGCTGATGGTGCTGTCCAACCCTCGGGCCATGCAGCAGTGCAGCAGATACGTTGACACTGACCTGAACCGCTGCTTCACCCACGCAACCCTCAA TGGCCCCGTATCAGAGGGGGCCCCCTATGAGATCTTCCGGGCCCGTGAACTGAATGCCCTGCTGGGTCCCAAAGGCAGCCGGGCGGCAGTGGATCTCATCTGTGACCTCCACAACACCACCGCCAACATGGGCCTGAGCTTCATCGCTTATTCTGACTGTGACTGGATCTGTCTTCACATATTCAGATACTTGCAG AAGCAGATGCCGGATACGCCAATGAGATTCATCCATTTTGATGTCTCCACTAAAGAGTCATATTCCCTTGATTCCATTGGAAAACACGGCTTTG CCATGGAGATTGGTCCTCAGCCTCATGGGTGTGTCAAGTCAAACATTTACACAGCAATGAAAGAAGGCGTGCAGCACATGCAGGATTGGGTCCGCTGTTTTAACTCAG GTTGTGTGTTTGATGGAGGACCAGTCGACGTGTTCACCATGGTTAAAAACTTAGATTATCCCAGAGACGGCGAGACTCGCAGCATTACGGCAGCCATCCATCCACGCCTGCAG GACCGAGACTTTTGCCTGCTCCACCCTGGAGAGCCCCTCTTCCAGGCGTTCTCAGGAGAAACGATAAAATACAAGGGCAACGAACCGCTCTACGCTTTCTTCATCAACGAATGCGCTTACTACGAGAAGGGCATCGCTCTGTCCCTGGCCAGAAAGAAGCGTGTGACCGTCCCTTCTATCCGTGTGCAAACGGATGAGGAAGAACGAGCGAGTGAGCAGAGTTTTGcttcagaggaagaggagtga
- the LOC114157943 gene encoding claudin domain-containing protein 1-like — protein sequence MVDNRYATALVIACVLSILATVYLSVAIGTQHWYQYSSPTVRGEANVSELRSLYDEFMTGEFDEKTYSDTLFRLNGTVGLWWRCVLVPPSAHWNREPDAKILLECRNFTLPEQFTPKYKEPGNHNSGEDMLRTYLWRCQFLLPLASLGLVVLAGLIGFCACLCRSLTPTLGIGVLHLLAGLCTLATVCCYLAGMDLLHRVSMLPDKVDGSLGWSLYLALISSPLHMMAAALLVWAARSHSQNYYRMTAYRVA from the exons ATGGTCGACAACCGCTACGCCACTGCTCTGGTCATCGCCTGCGTGCTGAGCATCCTGGCCACCGTGTATCTGTCGGTGGCCATCGGCACGCAGCACTGGTACCAGTACAGCAGCCCCACCGTGCGCGGCGAGGCCAACGTGTCCGAGCTGCGCTCCCTCTACGACGAGTTCATGACCGGGGAGTTCGACGAGAAGACCTACAGCGACACGCTGTTCCGCCTCAACGGGACCGTGGGGCTGTGGTGGCGGTGCGTGCTCGTCCCACCCTCTGCCCACTGGAACAGGGAGCCAG ATGCAAAGATCTTGCTGGAGTGTCGAAACTTCACTCTGCCGGAGCAGTTCACCCCTAAATACAAAGAGCCAGGGAACCACAACAGTGGAGAGGACATGCTCCGCACCT ATTTGTGGAGGTGCCAATTTCTGCTCCCACTGGCGTCTCTCGGTCTGGTTGTGCTGGCGGGCCTGATTGGGTTTTGCGCCTGCCTTTGCAGAAGTCTCACTCCCACATTGGGCATCGGAGTTCTTCATCTCTTGGCTG GCCTGTGCACCCTGGCCACAGTGTGCTGCTACCTGGCTGGGATGGACCTGCTCCACAGGGTGTCGATGCTTCCTGACAAGGTGGATGGCTCCCTGGGTTGGTCCCTGTACCTGGCCCTCATCTCCTCGCCCCTGCACATGATGGCTGCCGCGCTGCTGGTGTGGGCGGCGCGCAGTCACAGTCAGAACTACTACCGCATGACTGCCTACCGGGTGGCGTGA